From Pseudodesulfovibrio alkaliphilus, one genomic window encodes:
- the ilvN gene encoding acetolactate synthase small subunit, giving the protein MKRTISALARNEPGVLAKMAGEFGRYAANILSLAAGETENPEVSRIVACIEGDDAAIDAITRHLEALDTIIQVDDLSRNDFVDRELVLVKVEMDPARTAQLMQVFEVFRASVVGMGRETITVEMAGDQGRVEGLIHMLKPYGIKSLCRSGMIALKRGDE; this is encoded by the coding sequence GTGAAGCGCACCATATCCGCCCTGGCTCGCAACGAGCCCGGCGTACTGGCCAAGATGGCCGGAGAGTTTGGCCGGTATGCGGCCAACATCCTTTCCCTGGCCGCCGGGGAGACCGAAAACCCCGAGGTCTCCCGCATCGTGGCCTGCATTGAGGGAGACGACGCGGCCATTGACGCCATCACCCGACACCTTGAGGCCCTGGACACCATCATCCAGGTGGACGACCTCTCGCGCAACGACTTTGTGGACCGCGAGCTGGTGCTGGTCAAGGTGGAGATGGACCCGGCCCGCACCGCCCAGCTGATGCAGGTCTTTGAGGTCTTCCGGGCCAGCGTGGTGGGCATGGGGCGTGAGACCATCACCGTGGAAATGGCCGGAGACCAGGGCCGGGTGGAGGGACTCATCCACATGCTCAAGCCTTATGGCATCAAGTCCCTGTGCCGTTCGGGCATGATCGCCCTCAAGCGCGGGGACGAGTAG
- a CDS encoding phosphate acyltransferase, producing MPRVAIARSAEGFVLRAGIEAFEKGIAEPILIGDMDATRRIADERGLDISRFRAIEMADDQGAVAEAVRLFRQGEAQLIMKGLVSTATLLKAVLDKETGVPHPSRILSHVSVFESPLDGRLMLMTDPGVNISPTLQRKADILRNALDVARCLGMAAPRAAILAATEKVNYPAMPATLDGDILTKMAARGEFGDAVVSGPLSLDLAVSAEIAACKRYEGPVAGCADILVTPDIEAGNILYKCLSVFSARVMAAVVVGSRVPVVVPSRGDSNASKFHSIALASLLALRGCG from the coding sequence ATGCCCCGCGTGGCCATCGCCCGTTCGGCCGAGGGATTCGTGCTCAGGGCGGGCATCGAGGCCTTTGAAAAGGGCATCGCGGAGCCCATTCTCATCGGCGATATGGACGCGACCCGGCGCATCGCCGACGAGCGCGGGCTGGACATCTCCCGGTTCCGGGCCATCGAAATGGCCGACGACCAGGGGGCCGTGGCCGAGGCTGTCCGTCTCTTTCGCCAGGGCGAGGCCCAGTTGATAATGAAGGGGCTGGTCTCCACCGCCACGCTGCTCAAGGCCGTGCTCGACAAGGAGACCGGCGTACCGCATCCTTCGCGCATCCTCAGCCATGTTTCGGTTTTCGAGTCGCCCCTGGACGGGCGGCTCATGCTCATGACCGATCCGGGTGTGAACATCAGCCCCACGCTGCAGCGCAAGGCGGACATTCTGCGAAACGCCCTGGACGTGGCCCGCTGCCTGGGCATGGCCGCGCCCCGTGCGGCCATCCTGGCGGCCACCGAGAAGGTCAACTACCCGGCCATGCCCGCCACCCTGGACGGCGACATCCTGACCAAGATGGCGGCCCGTGGCGAATTCGGCGACGCAGTGGTGTCCGGGCCGCTTTCCCTGGACCTGGCCGTGTCCGCCGAGATCGCGGCCTGCAAGCGATACGAAGGGCCGGTGGCCGGATGCGCCGACATCCTGGTGACGCCGGACATCGAGGCGGGCAACATCCTTTACAAATGCCTGTCCGTGTTCAGCGCACGGGTCATGGCCGCCGTTGTGGTCGGCAGCCGGGTCCCCGTGGTGGTCCCCTCCCGCGGCGACTCCAACGCAAGCAAATTCCACTCCATAGCCCTGGCCAGCCTGCTCGCCCTGCGCGGCTGCGGCTAG
- the buk gene encoding butyrate kinase, whose protein sequence is MRVFVINPGSTSTRLALYEDDRPVLVRELRHHKAEIARFARVADQFRYRLAAVEAVLGEWKTDPADLDGVAGRGGLLRPLEGGVYIVSDEMLIDLESARHGEHACNLGAPLARELADRAGVEAYIVDPVVTDELAEVARFTGLPGIRRRSLFHALSQRGAARTAAARQGAGYDEADFIVCHMGGGISIGAHRRGRVVEVVNALDGEGPFSPERTGGLPLVPLLERIERGEGTPAEFRRMIQREGGLFAHLGTNDLREVLARMDQGDEPASMVFHALAYGVSRYIGSLAPVLADGSGRVAVAAVVLTGGLARSDRLVNEIKRMVGYLGPVEVVTGDEEMAALASGVGRVLRGEEQAKDYDASRP, encoded by the coding sequence ATGCGCGTGTTTGTCATCAACCCCGGCTCCACTTCCACCCGACTCGCCCTGTACGAGGACGATCGCCCCGTCCTTGTCAGGGAGCTGCGCCACCACAAGGCCGAGATAGCCCGTTTCGCCCGCGTCGCCGATCAATTCCGGTACCGTCTGGCCGCGGTGGAGGCCGTGCTCGGCGAATGGAAAACAGACCCCGCAGACCTGGACGGTGTTGCCGGACGCGGCGGCCTGCTGCGTCCCCTGGAAGGGGGTGTTTACATTGTGTCTGACGAAATGCTTATCGATTTGGAATCAGCCCGCCACGGGGAGCATGCCTGCAACCTGGGAGCGCCTCTGGCCCGTGAGCTGGCGGACAGGGCCGGGGTGGAGGCGTACATCGTCGACCCGGTGGTCACGGACGAGCTGGCCGAGGTTGCCCGGTTCACCGGACTGCCCGGAATCCGCCGCCGCAGTCTGTTCCATGCCTTGAGCCAGCGCGGCGCGGCCCGCACGGCAGCGGCCCGGCAGGGAGCGGGGTATGATGAGGCGGATTTCATCGTCTGCCACATGGGCGGGGGCATCTCCATCGGCGCCCATCGGCGCGGCCGGGTGGTGGAGGTGGTCAACGCCCTGGACGGCGAGGGACCTTTCTCGCCCGAGCGCACGGGCGGCCTGCCCCTGGTGCCTCTGCTGGAGCGGATCGAGCGTGGCGAGGGCACTCCGGCGGAGTTTCGGCGCATGATCCAGCGCGAAGGCGGGCTCTTTGCCCACCTGGGGACCAACGACCTGCGCGAGGTGCTCGCCCGCATGGACCAAGGGGACGAGCCGGCCTCAATGGTTTTCCACGCCCTGGCCTACGGCGTGTCCCGGTACATCGGCTCGCTGGCCCCGGTTCTGGCCGATGGTTCCGGCCGGGTCGCGGTGGCGGCAGTGGTGCTCACGGGCGGCCTGGCCAGAAGTGATCGCCTTGTCAATGAAATCAAGCGGATGGTCGGCTATCTCGGGCCAGTGGAGGTGGTCACTGGCGACGAGGAAATGGCTGCCCTGGCTTCCGGAGTGGGCCGGGTGCTGCGCGGCGAGGAACAGGCCAAGGACTACGACGCATCCCGGCCGTGA